In Flavobacterium hankyongi, the genomic window AGCGAATAATATCGACACCAGCAACTTTTAGATCCATTGCTTTTGCTGCGCGAATGGCAATTTTCTTTTCTTCAGCAGTTACTTTTACTACAGAGGCGGTTCCTCCCATATGAATATTGGCTCTGAATTCGCCAGGAGCAGCTTCGCGTTGCATTGCAGCAACAACTTTACCATCTACAACAAATAAACGTAAGTCTTTACCGTTTGCTTCTTTAATAAATTCTTGTACCAAAATATTAGCATTTAAACTCTTGAAAGCATTAATTACTGATTCGGCTGCTTTCTTGGTTTCGGCAAGAACAACTCCTTTTCCTTGTGTTCCTTCTAATAATTTTACAATCAAAGGTGAACCACCTACCATTTGGATAAGGTCATTTGTGTCTAAAGGTGAATTAGCAAAACCTGTTGTAGGTATGTCAACACCGTGATTTAATAATAATTGTAAAGAGAATAGCTTATCTCTGGATTGTGTTATAGCAGCGGCCGAGTTTAGAGTATAAACTTTTAAAGCTTCGAACTGACGAGTTAAAGCACAGCCGTAAAAAGTAATGCTTGGTCGAATTCTAGGAATTATGGCATCAAAATCATTCAAAACACGACCGCCACGATAGTGAATTTCTGGTTTGGTAGCATCAAGCTTCATATAACATTCTTTAATGTTTAGAAAGTGCATTTCGTGACCACGCATTTCACCAGCTTCCATGATTCTACGGTTGCTGTATAATTCTGGATTACTTGCTAAAACACCAATTCTCAATCCGTTTTTTACAATTTCAGAAGCTTGATAATAATTTTTTATTTCGTCAAATGAAGGCTGTCCTAATTTGTATTTGTCTTCTGGATCAACTACCAATCTTCCAATCATGGCCTCGCGTCCTAATAACATACGAAATCCCATAGAGTCACGATTTGTAAGTGTAACTTCGATATTAAAAGTTTTATCACCAATATGAAGTTGTGTTATTATAACATATCGTTGTTCTCTAAAGCCACTTGAACTTTTTACAACACGTTTATCTATCAATCTTGCTTCACAACGTTTTGTTATTTTTGTGTTATTTTGAAGAGGATTAATTTCGAAATGAACCCAGTTTTCGTTGTTTTTTAAAAATGGAGTAATGTTTAAGGCATGTAAAGCCGAAGTTTTTGCGCCAGAATCTACTCTGGCTTTAATAAAAGGTATTTGCAATTCAGGGAAAGAGCACCATTCTTCACTTCCAATGATTACTTTACTTTGTGGCATGTTTTTGTTTTTTATTTAAAAAACTAAGGTAGTATATTATTTTAAATAAAAAAACCTACTAATTAGTAGGTTTTTGTGCTTTTTTTATTTTGACTTTAAGCTCTTGTAAATCTTTATCTAAATCCATTTCTATGGTATCACCTTCGTGAATTTTTGAAGTTATGATTTCTTCGGCAAGTGCATCTTCAACATACTTCTGAATTGCCCTTTTTAGAGGTCTTGCTCCAAATTGTTTGTCAAAACCTTTCTCTGCGATAAAAGCTTTAGCATCATCAGATAATTTAAGATTGTATCCTAAATCTTTGATTCTTCCGTAAAGTTTTTTCAATTCAATTTCGATGATTAAGTCGATATCTTCTTTTTCTAATGCATTGAAAACAATAACATCGTCAATTCTATTTAAAAATTCTGGTGCAAATGTTTTCTTTAAAGCATTTTCGATTACACCTTTAGAATGTTCGTCAGCTTGTGCTGATTTTGCTGCTGTACCAAATCCAACTCCTTGACCAAAATCTTTTAATTGACGAGCTCCAACATTAGAAGTCATGATTATGATAGTATTTCTAAAATCAATTTTTCTTCCTAAACTGTCTGTTAGATAACCATCATCTAATACCTGAAGCATCATATTGAATACATCAGGGTGTGCTTTTTCGATTTCGTCCAAAAGAACAACACAATAAGGTTTGCGACGAACTTTCTCGGTCAATTGTCCACCTTCTTCGTAACCAACATAACCTGGAGGTGCTCCAACTAATCTTGATATCGCAAATTTCTCCATGTATTCACTCATATCAATACGGATAAGTGCATCTTCAGAATCAAATAATTCTTTGGCCAAAACTTTTGCTAATTGTGTTTTACCAACACCTGTTTGACCAAGGAAAATGAATGATCCAATTGGCTTGTTTGGATCTTTTAATCCTGCACGATTTCTTTGAATTGCTCTAGCAATTTTTTGAACGGCTTCTTTTTGACCAATTACTTTATTTTCAATAAGTTCTGGAAGTTTAGCTAATTTGTTGCTTTCAGTTTGTGCAATACGATTAACAGGAATTCCAGTCATCATAGAAACTACATCGGCAACGTTGTCTTCGGTTACTTGAATTCTATTATTTTTAGAATCTTCTTCCCATTGCTCTTGAGCAATTGCTAATTCTTTTTCTAATCGTTTTTCATCATCACGAAGTTTTGCTGCTTCTTCGTATTTCTGTCTTTTTACAACAGAATTTTTAAGTTCACGAACTTCTTCTAGCTGACGCTCTAAATCAAGAATTTGTTTAGGAACATCAATATTAGTGATATGAACTCTCGAACCAGCCTCGTCCATTGCATCAATAGCCTTGTCTGGTAAGAAACGTTCTGACATGTATCGTTCTGTTAATTTAACACAAGCTTCAACAGCCTCTGGAGTATAAATTACATTATGATGATCTTCATATTTTCCTTTAATATTGTTAAGAATTGTGATAGTCTCTTCTATAGAAGTTGGATCTACAATTACCTTTTGGAAACGACGTTCTAATGCACCATCTTTTTCAATGTATTGACGGTATTCATCTAATGTAGTAGCACCAATACATTGTATTTCACCTCTTGCTAAAGCAGGTTTAAACATGTTTGAAGCATCTAGCGACCCAGTTGCTCCACCAGCACCAACAATTGTATGAATTTCATCGATGAAAAGGATAATATCATCATTCTTTTCCAGTTCATTCATTACGGCTTTCATTCGCTCTTCAAACTGTCCGCGGTACTTTGTTCCAGCAACTAATGAAGCCAAGTCCAAAGTAACAACGCGTTTGTTGTAAAGAATTCTAGAAACTTTTTTCTGAATGATTCGTAATGCTAATCCTTCTGCAATTGCAGATTTACCTACGCCGGGTTCTCCAATCAATAATGGATTGTTTTTCTTTCTTCTACTTAAGATTTGAGAAACGCGTTCAATTTCTTTTTCGCGTCCCACAACAGGATCTAGTTTGCCTTCTTCTGCCATTTCGGTTAAGTCACGTCCAAAGTTGTCTAAAACAGGAGTTTTTGATTTTTTATTTGACTTATTGGCAGGGTTGTTAAAAGCACCTTCTCTTAAACTGTCATCTTGTCCCGAATCGTCGCCGTATTGAGATTCGTTTTTCGGGAAATTATCTTGAAAATCTTCTTCGTTTGGCATCATAGTTAAATATTGTTCTTTTGCTGTATCATAATCGATTTTCAGCTTGTTTAATAATTTTGTAGTAGGGTCATTTTCATTACGTAAAATACATAAAAGTAAATGCCCTGTGCTTATAGTGCTGCTTTGAAAAACCTTGGCTTCTAGGAAGGTGGTTTTTAATGCTCGTTCTGCTTGGCGTGTAAGATGCAGGTTTTTTTTATCGTTTCCACTTAAGGGATTAGGATTAGCAGGGCTTAATATTTCAACTTTTTTTCTTAAGTGATCTAAATCAATAGAAAGATTGTTTAGTATATTAATAGCGGTTCCATTACCGTCTCTTAAAATTCCAAGCATAAGATGTTCAGTTCCAATAAAATCGTGACCTAAACGTAAGGCTTCTTCTTTACTGTAAGTAATAACATCTTTTACTCTTGGTGAAAAATTATCATCCATAACTTAAAAGGATTTGAATGTAAATTTAATGATTTATAAGGCTAATTGCAAAAATCGTTCCTTATCTGGGGTCTGACAGCTAAGAGACAAAAAAATATTTAAAATCAGCGTTAATAATAATATAATTTATTAACCAAAGAATAACTTTTTTTTGTTGATAAATCGTGTAAATATGTTAGTGTATTACTATTTAATGAGTCTAAAATATCGTATATTAGCGCGTTTTGTAAATAAATTAAATTAATAACATAAATAGTTATGTCTGACGGAGAAAAGTTAATTCCAATTAACATTGAAGACGAAATGAAATCAGCTTACATCGATTATTCGATGTCGGTTATTGTGTCGCGTGCGCTACCTGATGTTAGAGATGGTTTAAAACCAGTTCATCGTAGGGTTTTATTTGGAATGCATGAATTAGGAGTATATTCAAACAGAGCACATAAAAAATCAGCAAGAATTGTAGGGGAGGTATTAGGTAAGTATCACCCACATGGAGACTCATCAGTTTATGATGCTATGGTTCGTATGGCTCAAGATTGGAGTTTACGTTATTTAATGGTAGACGGTCAAGGTAACTTTGGTTCTATTGACGGAGATAGTCCTGCGGCAATGCGTTATACCGAGGCAAGAATGAAAAAATTCTCGGAAGAGATGTTGGCTGATATCGAAAAAGAAACAGTAGATTTTCAGTTAAACTTCGATGATACTTTGGAGGAACCAAAAGTAATGCCTACAAAAGTTCCTAACTTATTGGTAAATGGAGCCTCTGGTATTGCTGTTGGTATGGCTACAAACATGGCACCACATAACTTAACAGAAGTTGTTGATGGTACATTGGCTTATATTGATAATAATGATATTGAAATAGACGAATTAATCACTCATATCAAAGCACCCGATTTCCCAACAGGAGGTGTTATTTATGGTATGGATGGAGTGCGTGAAGCATTCAAAACAGGTCGTGGACGTGTTGTAATTAGAGCAAAAGTTGGTTTCGAAGAGGTTGATGGTCGTGAAGCTATAATTGTTACTGAAATTCCATATCAAGTTAACAAAGCCGAAATGATTAAGAAAACGGCTGATTTGGTTAATGAAAAGAAAATCGAAGGAATTTCTACTATCCGTGACGAATCCGATAGAAATGGTATGCGTATTGTTTATATTTTAAAACGTGATGCAGTTCCTAATGTAGTTTTAAATACCTTATATAAATATACACAGTTACAATCTTCTTTCAGTGTAAATAATATTGCATTGGTAAAAGGTCGTCCACAAATGTTGAATTTAAAAGATTTAATTCATCATTTTGTTGAGCATAGACATGAAGTTGTTACTCGTAGAGCACAATTCGATTTACGTAAAGCAGAAGAAAGAGCACATATTTTAGAAGGTTTAATTATTGCTTCAGATAATATTGACGAAGTAATTGCGTTAATTAGATCGTCTAAAGATGGAGACGAAGCAAGAGCTAAATTAATCGAGCGTTTCAGTTTATCTGAAATTCAGGCTCGTGCAATTGTTGAGATGCGTTTGCGTCAGTTAACTGGTCTTGAACAAGATAAGTTACGTGCAGAATATGAAGAAATCATGAAAACCATCAACTATTTAAAAGAATTACTTGCAAGTAAAGAGATGAGAATGCAAGTAATCAAGGATGAGCTGAATGAAATCAAAGATAAATACGGAGATGAGCGTCGTTCAACTATCGAATATTCTGGAGGAGATGTAAGTATTGAAGATTTAATTGCTGATGAACAAGTGGTAATTACCATTTCGCATGCTGGCTATATTAAACGTACGCCACTTTCCGAATATAAAACACAAAATAGAGGAGGGGTTGGGCAAAAATCAGCTGGAACTCGCGATCAGGATTTCTTAGAGCATATGTACGTGGCAACAAATCACCAGTACATGTTATTCTTTACACAAAAAGGAAAATGTTTCTGGATGCGTGTGTATGAAATTCCGGAAGGAAGTAAAACTGCAAAAGGGCGTGCTATTCAAAACTTAATCAATATTGAGCAAGATGATAAGGTAAAAGCTTTCATTTGTACTCAAGATTTGAAAGATCAAGAATACATTAATAGTCATTATGTAATAATGGTTACTAAAGAGGGACAAGTTAAAAAGACTTCTTTAGAATCATACTCTCGTCCAAGAACTAATGGCGTTGCTGCAATTACTATTAAAGAAGGAGATGAGTTATTAGAAGCAAAATTAACAACAGGAAATAGTCAAGTATTAGTAGCTTCTAAATCTGGTAAGTTGGTTCGTTTTGAAGAGGAAAAAACCAGACCAATGGGAAGAACTGCTTCTGGAGTTAGAGGAATTACATTAGCTGATGAAAAAGACGAAGTAATTGGAATGGTGTCTATCGATAGAGACCATGTAAATGATTCTCAAATATTAGTAGTTACGGAGAAAGGTTATGGTAAACGTACCAAATTAGTTGATGAAGACGGTGAAGATGTTTACCGTATCACTAATCGCGGAGGTAAAGGGGTTAAAACTCTTAATATCACTGAAAAAACTGGCTCACTTATTGCTATCAACAATGTAACTGATGAAGACGATTTAATGATTATCAATAAATCTGGATTGACAATCAGAATGAGAGTTTCAGATTTACGAGTTATGGGACGCGCAACGCAAGGTGTTCGTTTAATTAATATTAAAGGAAGTGACTCTATAGCGGCGGTTTGTAAAGTAATGCGTGAAGATGAAGAATCTGATGAAAACTTAGAAGATTTGAATGATGATATCACAAATGAAACTTCAACAGAATCAGAAACACAAGAATAATTAAAAATTAAAAGAATGAAAATTAAAAATTTAGCAATTGCTACTGTTTTATTAACTTCGGTAGTTTCATTTGCTCAAAAAGATGAATTAAAGGTTGCCGAAAAAGCACTAAAGGCTGGTAATCCTAATGAAGCTAAATCAGCTTTAAGTCAAGCTGAATCTTTAATTGTTAATGCTGAAGATAGTCAGAAAGCTCAATTTTATTTTTTAAAAGGGAATACATATTTTGATTTGGCAAAGAAAAATATTGATACAGATGCTAATTTTACTGAAGCTGCTAAAGCTTATAATGAATTACTTTCTGTTGAAAAAAAATCTGGTAAATCAAAATATACCTCTCAAGCGCAAAATTCTTTAGTTGAATTAAAAAGAGAATTAACCAATAGTGCAATTGCTGATAGTGATGCGAAAAAATATAAAGAAAGTGCTTTAAAATTGTATCAAGTGTATACTCTTGAGCCTAAAGATACAAGTATGTTATACTATGCGGCTGGATCAGCAATTAATGCTCAAGATTATGATTTGGCTTTAAATTATTATAATAAACTAAAACAGTTAAATTATTCTGGTAAAGCAACTAATTATCTTGCTAAGAATAAAATTAATAATAATGAAGAAACCTTTCCTTCACTTTCTGATAGAGATAAAGCTGTTAAATTAGGTACACATGATAGTCCTAGAACAGAAAATGTTTCTTCTAAAAGAGGAGAAATTTATAAAAATATTTCTTTGATTTATATTCAGAAAAATGATGTAGCCTCTGCAAAAAAAGCAATTGTTGATGCCAGAAAAACAAATCCAGATGATATTTCATTAATTATGTCTGAAGCTGATTTGTATTTGCAAACAAATGACTATGTTACTTATAAAAATTTAATTTCAGAAGTATTAGCTAAAGATCCTAATAATGCAGATTTATATTACAATTTAGGAGTTATTACTGCTCAATCAAAAGATAAAAATGCAAAAATCGATGCAGAAGGTTATTATTTAAAAACTATTCAAATCGATCCAAAGTATAAAAACGCTTACATGAATTTAGCAGTTTTAAAGTTAGATGGAGAAAAAGAAATAGTAGAGGCTATGAATAAATTAGGAACATCCCCGGCAGATAATAAAAAATATGAAGTTCTTAAAGAAAAGCGTGAAGCTATATATAAATCAGCAATTCCACACTTGGAAAAAGCCTATGAATTATTTGGAGGTGATAAAGATATTAAAGCAACACTTTTAAATATGTATAATGCATTAGATATGACTGAAAAGTATAAAGCTCTTAAGGCTAGAAATTAGAAGTAGTCATATATATTATAAATAAAAAAAGCTCCAAAAATTAAATTTGGAGCTTTTTTTATTTATATAACTTTTTTTATAACTCGAAGTTTATGAGTGTGTCTATTGGTTTCGGCATTATAAATACCTAAATGATCTAAGCGATCAATTCTAACTTTGCCGCTTGCATGAATAATATAATTGTTTTCCATTATTATACCTACATGTACAATATTTCCTTCGTCATTATCAAAAAATGCTAAATCACCAGGTTCACTTTCTTCAATAAAACTTAATGCTGAGCCTTGAGTTGCTTGTTGTGATGCATCACGTAATAATTTATATCCGTTAAGTTTATAAACCATCTGAGTAAAGCCAGAGCAATCAATCCCAAAAGGAGTTTTTCCACCCCATAAATAGGGCGCATTCAAATACATAAACGCAGAGTCAAGAATGTTTTCTTTTGGTTTTACGCCACTCGTTTTCATTCCTTCAAATGAAAATTTTTCGGTGTTTATTGTATCATAATTTAAAAATGATAATGAAGCGCCTAAGGAAATTGGCATCAATAAATTGTCTGGAGAAGTAACATATTCAATCAAATCAGCATTTAAAATAATACTATCTTTTGAAAGTAGATCATACTGTTCTTCTGAAATTGTTTTAAACTGTTTGTTGTCGATCCAGCCTTCATAGTCATCGTAAGCAAGCTTAATTTTTGACCATTTTTGATTTTGTTCTAAAATTTGAAAATGTTCTCCAAAAAGAACTTGAGAAACAAGTTCGCTTCTGTCACTAGGCTCAAATCGTAAAGGAATATTGGCTAAATTACAAATACCAAACATAATTTTTGAATTACGAATTATAAATTAAAAATTACGAATTAAAAATCGACAATTAGTACATTGATTAAATAAGGGAATTTCACATTTCCAATAACTACATTGTGAAATTTTTAATTCGTAATTTTTAATTCGTAATTATTTTTAAGCTCTTTCAATAACAATTGCTGAAGCACCACCACCTCCATTGCATATAGCAGCGGCTCCAATTTTTGCATTGTTTTGTTCTAAAACATTAATTAATGTTACAATGATTCTTGCTCCAGAGCATCCTAGAGGATGTCCTAATGAAACAGCTCCACCATTCACATTTACTTTGTTGTTATCTAAACCTAATATTTTAGCATTTGCTAAACCAACAACAGAGAAAGCTTCGTTAAACTCAAAGAAATCAACTTCATCACTATTAATTCCAGCTTTTTTCAAAGCAATTGGTAATGCTTTTGCAGGTGCAGTAGTAAACCATTTTGGCTCCTGAGCAGCATCTGCATAACTTTTTATATAAGCTAATGGTTTTAAATTAAGTTCATTTGCTTTTTCTTCACTCATTAAAACTAGAGCAGCAGCACCGTCATTAATTGTAGATGCATTTGCAGCTGTTACTGTACCTTCTTTAGTAAAAACAGCATTTAATGTAGGGATTTTATCTAAACGAACATTAGTATATTCTTCATCTTTAGCAAAAACAATAGGATCTCCTTTTCTTTGAGGAATGCTTACAGGAACAATTTCGTTATCAAATTTTCCAGCTTCCCACGCCTTTGCAGAACGCTCATACGATTGAATTGCAAAAGCATCTTGCTCTTCACGAGTTATTTTGTATTCAGTCGCACATAAATCTGCAAAAACACCCATAGCTTGTTGGTCATAAGCATCAACAAGTCCGTCTTTTTGCATACCGTCTAATAATGTAGCAGGGCCAAATTTTGCTCCGTTTCTCATATGTATATAATGAGGGATTAAGCTCATATTTTCCATACCACCAGCAACAACTATTTCAGCATCACCACACATGATGGCTTGAGCGCCCAACATAACAGATTTCATACCAGAAGCACAAACTTTGTTTACAGTTGTACAAGCAACATCATTTGGTAAACCAGCATAAATAGCTGCTTGTCTTGCAGGAGCCTGTCCAGCACCAGCTTGAACAACATGACCCATATATACTTCGTTAACTAAAGCAGGATCTAAATTAATTTTATTTAAAGCACCTTTAATTGCAGTGGCACCTAATTGTGGAGCTGATACACTTGACAAAGAACCCATGAAGCTTCCTATAGGTGTACGAACAGCTGAAACGATTACAACTTTTTTCATTTTGTGGTTTTTCAAAAATTATTTGCGAATTTACTAATTTAAAGACAGATTTCACAGTATGTTTTTAAATATTAATTCTCCGTAAATTGAAGATTAATTAATTGTTTCAGTAATTTTATATTTTCCTATATAGTTGATTTTTAAATAGTTTTAAAAAACATAAAAAAATATATTAAAAAAGTGATGAAAAAAGTTGGTAATAAAGGAATGATGACTTACATTTGCAACCGCAAAAAAGGTCAAGTTCTTTGCAATTAGGAGAGGTGCCGGAGTGGTAACGGAGCAGATTGCTAATCTGTCGACGGGTAACCGTCGCCAGGGTTCGAGTCCCTGTCTCTCCGCTTTTTTTGTCTTCGGGGTGTAGCGTAGCCCGGTCATCGCGCCTGGTTTGGGACCAGGAGGTCGCAGGTTCGAATCCTGCCACCCCGACAATGATGACAAATTGTTTTAGTTTACTAAAATGAGGTCCAATAGCTCAGCTGGATAGAGCAACTGCCTTCTAAGCAGTAGGTCTCAGGTTCGAATCCTGATTGGATCACAAGTAAAAGCCCTTGATATCAAGGGCTTTTGTCGTTTTTATATTTCACTATAAAATTCATTTAAATATATACCAATAGAAAATAGTTGCTTTTGGTATAAAATTTCGGATTTTTTTTGTGGATATGAAATAGAAATAAAACTCCTAAAAAGGAGTATTATTCTACCGGAACTCATTATTGATTCTTTATTTGAAATTAATAATGATTTATAAAAAGAGAACTAATATTTGGCTTTTAATTCTCAATAAGAGCCTTTATTTGCTGTAAATGTCGTTCTGTTTGGTATTTATTAAAGTTATCCCATTTTG contains:
- a CDS encoding acetyl-CoA C-acyltransferase: MKKVVIVSAVRTPIGSFMGSLSSVSAPQLGATAIKGALNKINLDPALVNEVYMGHVVQAGAGQAPARQAAIYAGLPNDVACTTVNKVCASGMKSVMLGAQAIMCGDAEIVVAGGMENMSLIPHYIHMRNGAKFGPATLLDGMQKDGLVDAYDQQAMGVFADLCATEYKITREEQDAFAIQSYERSAKAWEAGKFDNEIVPVSIPQRKGDPIVFAKDEEYTNVRLDKIPTLNAVFTKEGTVTAANASTINDGAAALVLMSEEKANELNLKPLAYIKSYADAAQEPKWFTTAPAKALPIALKKAGINSDEVDFFEFNEAFSVVGLANAKILGLDNNKVNVNGGAVSLGHPLGCSGARIIVTLINVLEQNNAKIGAAAICNGGGGASAIVIERA
- a CDS encoding ATP-dependent Clp protease ATP-binding subunit is translated as MDDNFSPRVKDVITYSKEEALRLGHDFIGTEHLMLGILRDGNGTAINILNNLSIDLDHLRKKVEILSPANPNPLSGNDKKNLHLTRQAERALKTTFLEAKVFQSSTISTGHLLLCILRNENDPTTKLLNKLKIDYDTAKEQYLTMMPNEEDFQDNFPKNESQYGDDSGQDDSLREGAFNNPANKSNKKSKTPVLDNFGRDLTEMAEEGKLDPVVGREKEIERVSQILSRRKKNNPLLIGEPGVGKSAIAEGLALRIIQKKVSRILYNKRVVTLDLASLVAGTKYRGQFEERMKAVMNELEKNDDIILFIDEIHTIVGAGGATGSLDASNMFKPALARGEIQCIGATTLDEYRQYIEKDGALERRFQKVIVDPTSIEETITILNNIKGKYEDHHNVIYTPEAVEACVKLTERYMSERFLPDKAIDAMDEAGSRVHITNIDVPKQILDLERQLEEVRELKNSVVKRQKYEEAAKLRDDEKRLEKELAIAQEQWEEDSKNNRIQVTEDNVADVVSMMTGIPVNRIAQTESNKLAKLPELIENKVIGQKEAVQKIARAIQRNRAGLKDPNKPIGSFIFLGQTGVGKTQLAKVLAKELFDSEDALIRIDMSEYMEKFAISRLVGAPPGYVGYEEGGQLTEKVRRKPYCVVLLDEIEKAHPDVFNMMLQVLDDGYLTDSLGRKIDFRNTIIIMTSNVGARQLKDFGQGVGFGTAAKSAQADEHSKGVIENALKKTFAPEFLNRIDDVIVFNALEKEDIDLIIEIELKKLYGRIKDLGYNLKLSDDAKAFIAEKGFDKQFGARPLKRAIQKYVEDALAEEIITSKIHEGDTIEMDLDKDLQELKVKIKKAQKPTN
- the rimK gene encoding 30S ribosomal protein S6--L-glutamate ligase, which codes for MPQSKVIIGSEEWCSFPELQIPFIKARVDSGAKTSALHALNITPFLKNNENWVHFEINPLQNNTKITKRCEARLIDKRVVKSSSGFREQRYVIITQLHIGDKTFNIEVTLTNRDSMGFRMLLGREAMIGRLVVDPEDKYKLGQPSFDEIKNYYQASEIVKNGLRIGVLASNPELYSNRRIMEAGEMRGHEMHFLNIKECYMKLDATKPEIHYRGGRVLNDFDAIIPRIRPSITFYGCALTRQFEALKVYTLNSAAAITQSRDKLFSLQLLLNHGVDIPTTGFANSPLDTNDLIQMVGGSPLIVKLLEGTQGKGVVLAETKKAAESVINAFKSLNANILVQEFIKEANGKDLRLFVVDGKVVAAMQREAAPGEFRANIHMGGTASVVKVTAEEKKIAIRAAKAMDLKVAGVDIIRSSKGPLLLEVNSSPGLEGIEGATHKDIAGEMIKAIEKNFKLK
- the gyrA gene encoding DNA gyrase subunit A gives rise to the protein MSDGEKLIPINIEDEMKSAYIDYSMSVIVSRALPDVRDGLKPVHRRVLFGMHELGVYSNRAHKKSARIVGEVLGKYHPHGDSSVYDAMVRMAQDWSLRYLMVDGQGNFGSIDGDSPAAMRYTEARMKKFSEEMLADIEKETVDFQLNFDDTLEEPKVMPTKVPNLLVNGASGIAVGMATNMAPHNLTEVVDGTLAYIDNNDIEIDELITHIKAPDFPTGGVIYGMDGVREAFKTGRGRVVIRAKVGFEEVDGREAIIVTEIPYQVNKAEMIKKTADLVNEKKIEGISTIRDESDRNGMRIVYILKRDAVPNVVLNTLYKYTQLQSSFSVNNIALVKGRPQMLNLKDLIHHFVEHRHEVVTRRAQFDLRKAEERAHILEGLIIASDNIDEVIALIRSSKDGDEARAKLIERFSLSEIQARAIVEMRLRQLTGLEQDKLRAEYEEIMKTINYLKELLASKEMRMQVIKDELNEIKDKYGDERRSTIEYSGGDVSIEDLIADEQVVITISHAGYIKRTPLSEYKTQNRGGVGQKSAGTRDQDFLEHMYVATNHQYMLFFTQKGKCFWMRVYEIPEGSKTAKGRAIQNLINIEQDDKVKAFICTQDLKDQEYINSHYVIMVTKEGQVKKTSLESYSRPRTNGVAAITIKEGDELLEAKLTTGNSQVLVASKSGKLVRFEEEKTRPMGRTASGVRGITLADEKDEVIGMVSIDRDHVNDSQILVVTEKGYGKRTKLVDEDGEDVYRITNRGGKGVKTLNITEKTGSLIAINNVTDEDDLMIINKSGLTIRMRVSDLRVMGRATQGVRLINIKGSDSIAAVCKVMREDEESDENLEDLNDDITNETSTESETQE
- a CDS encoding tetratricopeptide repeat protein, with translation MKIKNLAIATVLLTSVVSFAQKDELKVAEKALKAGNPNEAKSALSQAESLIVNAEDSQKAQFYFLKGNTYFDLAKKNIDTDANFTEAAKAYNELLSVEKKSGKSKYTSQAQNSLVELKRELTNSAIADSDAKKYKESALKLYQVYTLEPKDTSMLYYAAGSAINAQDYDLALNYYNKLKQLNYSGKATNYLAKNKINNNEETFPSLSDRDKAVKLGTHDSPRTENVSSKRGEIYKNISLIYIQKNDVASAKKAIVDARKTNPDDISLIMSEADLYLQTNDYVTYKNLISEVLAKDPNNADLYYNLGVITAQSKDKNAKIDAEGYYLKTIQIDPKYKNAYMNLAVLKLDGEKEIVEAMNKLGTSPADNKKYEVLKEKREAIYKSAIPHLEKAYELFGGDKDIKATLLNMYNALDMTEKYKALKARN
- a CDS encoding C40 family peptidase codes for the protein MFGICNLANIPLRFEPSDRSELVSQVLFGEHFQILEQNQKWSKIKLAYDDYEGWIDNKQFKTISEEQYDLLSKDSIILNADLIEYVTSPDNLLMPISLGASLSFLNYDTINTEKFSFEGMKTSGVKPKENILDSAFMYLNAPYLWGGKTPFGIDCSGFTQMVYKLNGYKLLRDASQQATQGSALSFIEESEPGDLAFFDNDEGNIVHVGIIMENNYIIHASGKVRIDRLDHLGIYNAETNRHTHKLRVIKKVI